A single genomic interval of Arachis duranensis cultivar V14167 chromosome 7, aradu.V14167.gnm2.J7QH, whole genome shotgun sequence harbors:
- the LOC127739607 gene encoding ABC transporter C family member 3: MFSVNSATVSFLLQPLFLHAFSSFLHLLLVVVILVLWIWKKVRVGASATGYESNKTNYNKKALFCSVFASAFNLIVCLFNYFYWYRSGWSEEELVTLLDLALKALAWGVVGVCLQKGFFFFFSSGDRRFPLLFRTWCVFYLFVFCYCFVVDIVLVYEKHVALPAQYLVSDVVSACVGLFFCYFVCFVRNECEFSTLEETLLNGDAHVSDNKKGAETVTPYSNAGIFSILTFSWVGPLIAVGNKKTLDLEDVPQLDSSDSVVRAFPKFREKVETDCGAVNNLTTIKLVKLLIISEWKEILFTAVLALLNTLASYVGPYLIDAFVQYLDGQRLYENQGYVLVSTFFLAKLVECLTQRHWFFRLQQIGLRMRALLVTMIYNKSLTLSCQSKQGHTSGEVINFMSVDADRIGVFSWYIHDLWMVALQISLALLILYKSLGLASIAAFVATIVVMLANVPLGSLQEKYQDKLMDSKDIRMKATSEILRNMRILKLQGWEMKFLAKITELRKTEQGWLKKFVYTSAMTTFVFWGAPTFVSVATFGTCMLMGIPLESGKILSALATFRILQEPIYNLPDTISMIAQTKVSVDRISSFLRLDDLQSDVVERLPRGSSDKAIEVVDGNFSWDLSSPNATLKNINLTVLHGMRVAVCGTVGSGKSTLLSCILGEVPKKSGILKVCGTKAYVAQSPWIQSGKIEENILFGQEMDRERYEKVLESCSLKKDLEVLSFGDQTVIGERGINLSGGQKQRIQIARALYQDADIYLFDDPFSAVDAHTGSHLFKGSLLGQLSSKTVVYVTHQVEFLPAADLILVMKDGKITQCGKYNDLLNSGTDFMELVGAHKKALSTLESLDGGTTSDEISTMEDGSVSSANGSIKEKEANGYEQNGKTDEKDELKGQLVQEEEREKGRVGFSVYWRYITTAYGGALVPFILLSQILFQVLQIGSNYWMAWATPVSQDVEPPVEGTTLLAVYVALAIGSAFCILSRAMFLATAGYKTATILFNKMHFCIFRSPMSFFDSTPSGRILNRASTDQSAIDTDIPYQIGSFAFSMIQLVGIIAVMSQVAWQVFIVFIPMIAASIWYQQYYIPSARELSRLVGVCKAPIIQHFAETISGTSTIRSFDQQSRFQETNMKLTDGYSRPKFNIAGAMEWLCFRLDMLSSITFAFSLIFLISIPQGVIDPGIAGLAVTYGLNLNMIQAWVIWNLCNLENKIISVERILQYTSIPSEPPLVIEENRPTPSWPSYGEVDIHNLQVRYAPHLPLVLRGLTCTFRGGLKTGIVGRTGSGKSTLIQTLFRIVEPTMGEVMIDGINISSIGLHDLRSRLSIIPQDPTMFEGTVRSNLDPLEEYTDEQIWEALDKCQLGDEVRQKEGKLDSPVSENGENWSMGQRQLVCLGRVLLKKSKVLVLDEATASVDTATDNLIQQTLRLHFADSTVITIAHRITSVLDSDMVLLLHQGLIEEYDSPSKLLEDRSSSFAQLVAEYTMRSKSTF; the protein is encoded by the exons ATGTTTTCTGTGAACTCTGCCACCGTTTCTTTTCTCCTCCAACCACTCTTTCTTCATGCTTTCTCGAGCTTCCTCCACCTCTTATTGGTGGTGGTGATTTTGGTGTTGTGGATTTGGAAGAAAGTCAGAGTGGGAGCTTCTGCTACTGGATATGAGTCTAATAAGACGAATTATAATAAGAAGGCTCTGTTTTGTTCTGTTTTTGCTTCAGCATTTAACCTTATCGTATGTCTCTTTAATTACTTCTATTGGTATAGAAGTGGTTGGTCAGAAGAAGAGCTCGTGACTCTTTTGGATTTGGCACTCAAAGCTCTTGCTTGGGGTGTTGTTGGTGTTTGCTTACAAAaaggtttcttcttcttcttcagttcAGGTGATAGAAGATTTCCATTACTCTTTAGAACTTGGTGTGTCTTCTACCtgtttgttttttgttattgttttgtAGTAGACATTGTTCTTGTGTATGAAAAACATGTGGCTTTACCTGCTCAGTACTTAGTTTCTGATGTAGTTTCAGCTTGTGTGGGTTTATTCTTCTGTTACTTTGTGTGTTTTGTGAGGAATGAGTGTGAATTTAGCACTCTTGAGGAGACTCTATTGAATGGTGATGCCCATGTTAGTGATAATAAGAAAGGGGCTGAAACTGTTACCCCTTATTCAAATGCTGGAATTTTCAGCATTCTTACATTCTCTTGGGTTGGTCCTCTTATTGCTGTTGGCAATAAGAAGACCTTGGACCTTGAGGATGTGCCACAACTAGATAGCAGCGATAGTGTGGTTCGAGCCTTTCCGAAATTCAGAGAAAAGGTGGAGACAGATTGTGGTGCAGTTAACAATTTGACCACAATTAAGTTGGTGAAGTTGTTGATAATCTCGGAGTGGAAGGAGATTCTCTTCACAGCAGTTCTTGCATTGCTGAACACTTTGGCTTCTTATGTTGGTCCTTATCTCATTGATGCTTTTGTTCAATACCTTGATGGACAAAGGCTATATGAGAATcagggctatgttttggtttctACATTTTTCTTGGCGAAGCTTGTTGAGTGTTTGACTCAGAGGCATTGGTTCTTTAGGTTGCAGCAAATTGGACTTCGAATGCGAGCACTACTTGTGACCATGATCTATAATAAATCATTGACACTTTCATGTCAATCAAAGCAAGGCCATACTTCCGGGGAAGTAATCAACTTCATGTCAGTTGATGCTGATAGAATTGGTGTCTTCAGTTGGTACATTCATGATTTGTGGATGGTAGCTCTGCAAATTTCTTTAGCCTTGTTGATTTTGTATAAAAGCCTTGGCCTTGCTTCAATTGCTGCATTTGTTGCAACCATTGTTGTAATGTTGGCAAATGTCCCCTTGGGATCATTGCAAGAAAAATATCAGGATAAGTTGATGGATTCAAAAGATATAAGAATGAAGGCAACATCAGAGATTCTCAGGAACATGAGGATTCTCAAACTTCAAGGGTGGGAAATGAAGTTTCTGGCTAAGATAACTGAACTCAGGAAAACCGAGCAGGGCTGGTTAAAGAAATTTGTTTATACATCAGCCATGACCACATTTGTGTTTTGGGGTGCTCCAACATTTGTATCTGTGGCTACTTTTGGAACTTGTATGCTTATGGGGATTCCACTTGAATCAGGGAAGATCTTGTCTGCACTTGCTACATTCCGGATTCTTCAAGAGCCTATATATAATCTTCCAGATACAATTTCAATGATAGCACAAACTAAGGTTTCTGTTGATAGGATCTCATCATTCCTTCGTCTTGACGACTTGCAGTCCGATGTTGTAGAGAGGCTTCCTCGCGGTTCTTCTGATAAAGCAATTGAAGTGGTAGATGGAAATTTCTCTTGGGATTTATCTTCACCGAATGCAACATTGAAGAACATAAATCTCACAGTTCTACATGGCATGAGGGTTGCTGTTTGTGGTACTGTAGGATCAGGCAAGTCTACGTTACTTTCCTGTATATTAGGAGAAGTGCCAAAGAAATCAGGTATCTTGAAGGTGTGTGGAACAAAGGCCTATGTTGCTCAATCGCCATGGATACAAAGCGGAAAGATAGAGGAAAATATATTGTTTGGACAGGAGATGGATAGGGAAAGGTATGAGAAGGTACTTGAATCTTGTTCCTTGAAGAAGGATCTAGAAGTTTTGTCCTTTGGTGATCAGACAGTTATAGGAGAACGCGGTATCAATTTGAGTGGAGGACAGAAACAAAGAATACAAATTGCTCGTGCCCTTTACCAAGATGCTGATATATATTTGTTTGATGATCCTTTTAGTGCTGTGGATGCTCATACAGGATCTCACCTCTTTAA AGGAAGCTTGCTTGGCCAACTAAGTTCAAAGACAGTAGTATATGTTACTCATCAAGTAGAGTTCTTGCCAGCTGCTGATCTCATCTTG GTTATGAAAGATGGGAAGATTACTCAATGTGGAAAGTATAATGACTTGCTTAATAGTGGGACTGATTTCATGGAACTTGTTGGTGCACACAAGAAAGCGTTGTCTACACTCGAGTCTTTGGATGGAGGAACAACATCAGATGAAATAAGCACCATGGAAGATGGAAGTGTTTCTAGTGCTAATGGAagtattaaagaaaaagaggcAAACGGATACGAGCAAAATGGTAAAACAGATGAGAAAGATGAGCTAAAAGGCCAGCTTGTTcaggaagaagaaagggagaaaGGTAGAGTTGGATTTTCAGTCTATTGGAGATACATCACGACGGCGTATGGAGGAGCTCTCGTTCCTTTCATATTGTTGTCTCAGATTCTCTTCCAAGTTCTCCAAATTGGAAGCAACTATTGGATGGCTTGGGCAACTCCAGTCTCACAAGATGTGGAGCCACCTGTTGAAGGAACAACTCTTTTGGCTGTCTATGTTGCTTTGGCCATTGGAAGTGCATTTTGCATCCTTTCTAGAGCAATGTTTCTCGCCACGGCTGGTTATAAGACGGCTACTATACTTTTCAATAAAATGCATTTCTGCATCTTCCGTTCCCCAATGTCATTCTTCGATTCCACTCCGAGTGGTCGAATCCTTAACAGA GCTTCTACTGACCAAAGTGCAATAGATACTGATATTCCTTATCAAATTGGTTCGTTTGCCTTCTCCATGATCCAGCTTGTAGGAATTATAGCAGTGATGTCCCAAGTTGCATGGCAAGTTTTCATTGTCTTTATACCTATGATAGCAGCCAGCATATGGTATCAG CAATACTATATACCATCGGCTCGAGAACTATCACGTTTAGTTGGAGTATGCAAAGCTCCAATCATTCAACACTTTGCTGAAACAATTTCTGGTACATCAACCATTAGAAGCTTTGATCAGCAGTCTAGATTTCAGGAAACAAATATGAAATTGACCGATGGCTATTCTCGGCCAAAGTTTAATATTGCTGGTGCTATGGAGTGGTTGTGCTTCCGATTAGATATGTTGTCCTCTATCACATTTGCCTTTTCCTTGATATTCTTGATATCTATTCCTCAAGGAGTCATAGATCCAG GCATTGCTGGTTTAGCTGTTACATATGGTCTTAATTTAAACATGATACAAGCTTGGGTGATATGGAATCTTTGTAACTTGGAGAACAAGATTATATCAGTAGAGAGAATACTTCAGTACACTTCAATTCCTAGTGAGCCTCCCCTTGTTATCGAAGAAAATCGACCAACTCCTTCTTGGCCATCATATGGAGAGGTTGATATACATAACTTGCAG GTTCGTTATGCTCCGCACCTTCCACTTGTGTTGCGTGGCCTCACATGCACATTTCGCGGAGGACTGAAAACTGGGATTGTTGGGAGAACAGGAAGTGGTAAATCAACTCTCATACAAACACTCTTCCGAATTGTTGAACCAACCATGGGAGAAGTTATGATTGATGGCATCAACATCTCTTCAATAGGACTTCATGATTTGAGGTCTAGACTAAGCATTATTCCTCAAGATCCAACCATGTTTGAAGGGACAGTCAGAAGTAATCTTGATCCTCTAGAAGAGTACACAGATGAACAAATATGGGAG GCCCTGGACAAGTGTCAGCTTGGTGATGAAGTTAGACAAAAAGAAGGAAAGTTGGACTCGCCAG TTAGCGAGAATGGCGAAAATTGGAGTATGGGTCAGAGGCAATTGGTGTGCTTAGGTAGGGTGTTGCTTAAGAAGAGCAAGGTATTGGTGCTTGATGAAGCGACTGCATCAGTTGATACTGCTACAGACAATTTGATACAACAAACTCTTAGGCTACATTTCGCCGACTCAACAGTCATAACCATTGCACATAGAATCACTTCTGTTCTTGACAGTGATATGGTCTTGCTTCTTCATCAAG GATTAATTGAGGAATATGATTCACCTTCAAAATTGCTAGAGGATAGATCATCATCTTTTGCTCAACTTGTTGCAGAGTATACAATGAGGTCTAAATCCACTTTTTGA